The Salvelinus alpinus chromosome 21, SLU_Salpinus.1, whole genome shotgun sequence genome has a segment encoding these proteins:
- the LOC139548050 gene encoding multidrug and toxin extrusion protein 1-like isoform X2 — protein MPNMMAQTDWYLAVVINVTGISIGSGLSSACDTLISQTFGSRNLLKVGVILQRAILIQLLACFPCWAILINTEPILLAVKQSPEVARLSQMYVKIFMPALPATFIYQLEARYLQNQGIIWPQVITGVVANLLNALINYIFLYLLDLGVAGSAWANTISQLSLAAMLYTYIIWKELHKATWAGWSWECLEDWDTYVHLAIPSMIMLCVEWWTYEIGGFLAGLISEVELGAQSIVYELANICYMFPLGFSVAGSVRVGNALGAGDTEQAKLSAKLAMFCAGSVSVCLSVLVGILKDKISYVFTYDEQIRERVAQVMAFYAPFLLLDAISAASGSIIRGAGKQKVGAICNILGYYGIGFPIGVSLMFAAKQGIMGLWTGLFTCVFLQSSFLIVYLSRMNWKKATVEAQLRAEVQGNSTYMDMAPEAQSNDIAPCEGHTDRNALAEDGADGEVGDRVALSKVEALLAHRALVMRRGLALCVMLFILALGIIINLLLTNLT, from the exons ACCTTTGGGAGCCGCAACCTCCTGAAAGTTGGGGTCATACTACAGAGAGCCATCCTCATTCAACTTCTGGCCTGTTTCCCATGCTGGGCTATTCTCATCAACACAGAACCCATCCTCCTGGCTGTCAAACAGAGCCCAGAGGTCGCCAG GTTGTCTCAGATGTATGTGAAGATTTTTATGCCAGCACTCCCA GCCACTTTTATTTACCAGCTGGAGGCCAGATATCTACAGAATCAG GGAATCATATGGCCGCAGGTCATCACAGGTGTGGTGGCTAACCTACTGAATGCCCTCATCAACTACATCTTCCTCTATCTTCTGGACCTGGGTGTAGC TGGGTCTGCGTGGGCCAACAccatctctcagctctctctggcTGCTATGCTCTATACCTACATCATATGGAAGGAACTCCACAAAGCCACCTGGGCAG GCTGGTCTTGGGAGTGCCTGGAAGACTGGGACACATACGTCCACCTGGCCATTCCTAGCATGATCATGCTGTGTGTGGAGTGGTGGACCTATGAGATTGGAGGTTTTCTAGCAG GTCTGATAAGTGAGGTGGAGCTTGGAGCACAATCAATCGTCTACGAACTGGCAAACATTTGCTACATG ttcCCTCTAGGGTTCAGTGTGGCAGGCAGTGTGAGGGTGGGCAATGCTCTGGGGGCTGGAGATACAGAGCAGGCCAAGCTGTCTGCCAAGCTGGCCATGTTCTGTGCTG GATCAGTTTCTGTGTGCTTGTCGGTTCTTGTTGGGATACTGAAGGACAAAATCTCCTATGTCTTTACATATGATGA GCAGATCAGGGAGAGGGTTGCTCAAGTTATGGCTTTCTACGCCCCTTTTCTTCTGTTAGATGCAATATCG GCTGCCTCAGGTAGTATTATAAGGGGTGCAGGTAAGCAGAAGGTTGGGGCGATATGCAACATCCTGGGTTACTATGGGATTGGCTTTCCTATTGGCGTGTCCCTGATGTTTGCTGCCAAACAAGGAATCATGG GCCTGTGGACCGGTCTGTTTACCTGTGTGTTCCTACAGTCCTCCTTCCTCATCGTCTACCTATCCAGAATGAACTGGAAGAAAGCCACTGTAGAG GCCCAGCTCAGAGCTGAGGTACAGGGGAACTCTACATACATGG ACATGGCCCCAGAGGCCCAATCAAATGATATAGCTCCCTGTGAGGGCCACACAGACAGAAATGCCCTGGCTGAGGATGGGGCTGACGGTGAGGTTGGGGACAGGGTGGCCCTCAGCAAGGTGGAGGCCCTTCTGGCACACAGGGCCCTGGTTATGCGGAGGGGCCTGGCTCTGTGTGTCATGCTCTTCATCCTGGCCCTGGGAATCATCATCAACCTACTGCTCACCAACCTCACTTGA